The sequence GCGCCGCAGCCCGAAGCCGATCTCCGCCCGGCGATGCGCGCGGACCCAGTTCGAGAAGGCGCAGGTCCCGATCACCTCGTCCCGCCCCTTTTCGGTCACCCCCCACTCGAGCAGCTCCCCGGACCGGACCCCCTCGCGGGCCTGGCGGATGAAGGACTCCGCATCCTCGATCTCCGCGAGCGCCGGATGACCCCAGTAGCGCGCCACCTCGGGATCGGAAAAGACCCGGAAGATCGCCGCCGCGTCGGCGGCGCGCAGCGGCCGCAGCACGAAATGCTCCGTCGTGATCAAGGGGATGTCGTCCGGACGAGAAAATCGTTTCATGTCGTGAGTGGGGACAGTCACCACTGTCCCCTAATCCATATTTTCCACCGCCGACCGGTAGCACGCCGGACACAGCCCGTGGGACAACCAGGGCATCGCCTCGGCCTCGAAGATCCTCAGGAGGACCAGTCCCTCCTCGATCTCCGCCCACCGCTCCTCCGCGACCCGGATCTTCTTGCACATGCTGCAGATGGTGATGGAGTCCCCGGAGCGCGGCGTGCCCGCCTCCAGCAGCGGCACCGGTTCGCGCCGCTCGCTGCGCACTGTCCGGCTGCGCAGTTCGATCCCACCCTCCGGCAGCGGATTGAGGGCGAGCTCGAGAAATCTCCTTTCGGAGGGGGAGTCGCACCGGAACGGAAGCGGCGGGCAGCGGCGCCCGTCCCGGAGCCGCCGGAAGAGCTCCTGGTAGAGGTGGCGGGTCTCGTAGTCCTGGATGAAGTCCCACAGCAACCGCCCCACCACCTCTTCCGGGCCGCAGCTCGAGCGCCAGCAGTTATCTTCCGCGAAGCTCCGCCAGTTGGCGTCGACGCCGGCAATGGTATCGGCGCCGTCGATGCTGTAAACCAGGACATCCCCTCTCATGCCGCCCCTTCCGTGGGGACAGTGGTGACTGTCCCCTCATCTGTGACTATGGACATCCTTGCGATGTCCGACCTTTACGACGATGACGGGCACTTCCCCGTCGTGGATTTCGTAAATGACCCGACAGGCGCCCAACCTTATCCGGTACCTGTCCTGCCCCGAGAGCTTTTCGGCTCCTGAGGGCCGCGGCTCCACCGACAGGGATTCGATGGCGGCCAGGATTCTTCGAAGGTCCGGATTCGGGATGGGACGCAGATCCCGGGCAACCGATTTGCGGAGGACGACCCTATATTTTCCCATGCTTCCTGAGATCCTTCAGAAGCTCCTCATAACTGATCAAGGGTTCGTTCACTCGTTCATCGAAAGCTTCCAGGTCCTCCTGGTCCTCCTGGAGAGCCTGCCGGACCGCATCGTTCACCAGCCGGGAAAGAGACTGCTGGGTATGGGCGGCCTTTATCCTCAGGGCATGGTGCAGGTCCGGCTCGAAATAGATCGTGGAACGGGTCGGGTTGTTTTTCATGGGTCCTCTCCTCCCGGAAGGAGCATAGCATCATGGCGTCAAAGCATCAAGACGCCGTAACGCCACGCGCCTGCCTGTCCAGGAGAAACAGGATGTAGTCCGTCGCCGGCGGCGTCCGGCCGAGCTTCCGCAGCTTTTCCGCCAGCTGCCCGCGGTGGAAGGTCGCGTGGTTGACGCACTGAAAGACCGCCTGCCACAACGGCACGCACACGTCCCGCCCCCGCGTGTCCGCGTACCGGATCTCCCCGTCGAGCCGGTCGACCCCGAGGGTGGAGAGAAAAGCCCTTCTTTCGGTCTCGAGCTTCTCCCATGCGGCCCCGATCTCCTCCACGGTGTCGAGCTTCACCCCGGTCGCGGCGGCCGCCCCCTGCCAGCGCCCGAGAAAGAGCCGTTCCACGAAAAGGATGTGCCGGAGGGTCTTCAGATACGTCGCGAAGCTGCCCCCCAGTTCCCGCTCCAGTTCCCCGGCCGGGAGCGCGCGCGCCTCCGCGACGAACTGGCGGTTGGCCCAGTCGTGGTATTCGAAAACCGCCGCGATCCGCTGGATCATTGGAGCCTCCTTTGCCGCGGGGATCCGACTGCCCCGCGCACGACTTTATATCACACCGGCGGACGGGACATCCGCCCGATCCCGGGGGCCTCCGGTTCGCGATGGCGTCCGGCCGGCACTTCACGGTAGACTCGGGCCCGGCGAAAAGAAGGGGGTTCCGTCATGCTGAGCGCGTCACCCAGACGGTGGCTGTCGTGGGATTATTCGGTCAGGGACTCGGAAGGGGCGGATGTCGCCCGGGTCGTGATCGGCTCCTGGAGCGAGAAGGGGACAATCATCCTGGCGGAGGGGGAGTACCGCGTCTACCGCCAGGGACTGACCGGCCCCTTCGTGCTGGAAAGCGTCGACGGATCGACCGCCGCCAGCGCCGTGAAGCCCTCCGCCCTGCAGCGGAAATTCGCGGTCCTCTTCGGCGGCCGGGAATATGCGCTTCAGGCCACAAGCGCGCTCAGCCGTGAATTCGGCCTCTTCGACGGCGACCGGCGCGTGGGCGCCGTCGTTCCCGCCTCGTGGCTGGGGCGCCGCGTGCGAGCCGAGTTCGACGGAGAAATCCCGCCGCTGCTCCAGACCTTCGTCCTGTGGCTGACGCTCCTCTTGTGGAAAAGGTCCTCGGACAGTTCGGTCGCCGCGGGGTGAGCGGGCTCACGCCGGCGGGAACACCTTCCGCAGCGCCCTTTTCACCGGCCCGCCGAGGTGCGGGAAGACCATCAGCGGGGCGATCAGCACCCCCTTGCTCCAGGGGTCGAGCGGGCTGCGCCTGATTTCGGCGACCCCCGCGCGCCACAGCGCCGCCACCTGGGCGGCGTCGTGGGGCCACTGCTTGCTGATGCTCCCCTTCTGGTAGTACTTGTCGCACAGCGTCTCCGGCACCCGCACGAACGGGCCCAAGAGCGCGAGGTGCAGCAGCCAGGTCCAGTCGGCCGAGTACTCCCCCCGGTCGTTCGGCCGGATCCCCCCGACCCGGCGCCAGGCGCTCGCGCGGAACAGGCCGCGGTTGGGCACCCACCAGCCGGCCGGGCGCCGCAGCATCACCAGCCCGCGCCCCACCGCGCTAGACCTGCCCTCTAGGCGCCGGAAACTGTAAAAATCTTCCGTCCCGTCGACCTCGTGCACCTTCATGTCGGAGAACGCCAGCACCGCCGCCGGCCGGTCCCGGAGGGCCCCGGCGAGACGCTCGACGTAGGTAGGGGCGACCACGTCGTCGTGAAAGGCGAAGAACATCAGTTCGCCCCGCGCCCGCGCCATGAGGTCGTTGGAGTTGCCTAGCCAGCCGAGGTTTTCGGTGCGCTCGATCACCCGGGTGCCGGGGTGGCGGGCGGCGAAGTCGCGGACGACGGCGAGGGTGCCGTCGGTCGAGGCGTCGTCCCCGACGAGGATTTCGAGGCGGGGCCACGACTGGCGCGCCAGCGACTCGAGCGTCCGGCCGATGAAGGCGGCCCCGTTCCAGGTGGGGACCAGCGCGGTCACCAGCGGGCACCCGTTATCGGTCACGTCTCCTCCTCACCCGGCGATCTCCCGCGCCAGCCGCTCGGCCAGCCAGGGTCCGGTCGAATATTTGCCCGTGTCCACGGAGTGGTAGGCGCCGCGGCGCCGGACGCCGAACCGGTCGCGCGCGTGCAGCGTGGAATCGCGGTCCCCGATCGAACCGCTCCCGCGCGCGAATACGAAGCCGCCCCCCACCACCAGCTCCTCCGCCTCGTCGAACACCCGCCCGATCCCCGGGATGTGGGCGCCAAGCCCGGCGCGCACTTCGTCGAGGAAGCGCTCGCGCAGCGCGCCCGCGAGCGGGGCCGGCTCCGCCAACTCAAGCCCGTCCCCCTCCGCCACGAGACCGACCGGGTACCAGGAGAGGTAGAAGTCCCTCCCGTTGTAGTTCTTGACGTCCCCGAACGGCCCCACCGCGACGATGGCGCTCGGGAGGTCGACGAGGGTGCGCGTGCGCGCGAACACGCAGAACCGGTAGCGGTGGGTCCAGGGGGGTTCCGGGTCGAGCCCGGCCGCAACGTCCACCGGGAGACGCCCGTTCCAGAGCGCGTTGACCACGACGTCGTAGGGCTCGCTGTCGCCGCCGGCGCTCCTGACGCGCCACGCCCCGTCCACGCCGGCGACGGGAGCGGCGCCCGTGACCGTCACCCGCGGCCGGAAGGCGATGCGCGGCTCGGCATCGACGGCTTCGGCCACCCGGTCCGCCGCCCAGCGGGTATCGACCGAACGCTCCGGGACGCGGAACCCGGCGACGATGTCGTCCCCGGGCGCCAGCGTCGCCAGTTCGGAAGACCCGAGCGGGACGGCGCGCGCATCCGAGACGTCGGTGAGGTAGCGGCGCGCGTCCGGGTGGGCCCGGATCAGGGCCCCGACCGCGTCGAACCGGGCGCGCACGGTCGCGGCTTCCACCACCGAGTCGCGGTGCACGAGGTAGATGTCGTCGACGGCGGTGGCGTGGGGGCGCAGGTCGGCGCCGATGAGCCGGCCGAGGAGCGGGGCGAACGCGAGCCCGCCCGGAAGGACGTGCCGCGCGGTGCCGAGGGTCGGGTCGGCCGCGTAGAGATAGCCGAGGTGGATCTTCCCCTCGTTCCAGCGGCTGGCGGCGGCCATGGGGCGGTCGGCCTTGTCGAAGAGGGTGACCCGGACCCCGGCGCGGGCCAGAAACAGCGCCAGGCTGCTCCCCAGGATGCCGGCGCCGAGCACGGCCACCCGCCGATCCGTCATCGGCGCACCCCCCCATGAAACGACAGGATCCGGAGGAACCCGTCGTAGTCGCGGATGTAGTCGTCGGCGTCATAATAGTGCGACGCGAAGACCAGCAGGAGGGCGTCGGGCGAGTACCGGTGCTGCACGCTCCAGACCATCGGGGGGAGGTGGAGGCCCAAATCGGGACGGTCGAGCGCAAATTCCTGCCGGTCGCGCCCGTCGTCGGCGACCACGGCGCAGCTGCCGCGCGCGCAGACCAGGAACTGCCGGCACTGCCGGTGCGCGTGCCCCCCGCGCGCTTCCCCGCCGGGGACGTCGAAGACCAGGAAGTAGCGCTTCACGGCAAAGGGGACGCTGCGGTCGAACTCCCCCACCGTCACGCTCCCGCGGAGATCGGAAAACCGGGGCAGCCGGTGGAGCGACACCCCGGCCACCCGCGTCGGGACGGCTCCCGCCCGGCCCTCTTCCCACCCGCCTTCCGCGTGCTCCTGGAGCTCCCGGAAATCCTTCATGACCTTGTTCTATGCGTCCTCCAGGGACAACGGGACGGGCTGTCTGCCGTCGATGTCCCCGAACCCGTATTCCCTTGCAAGGGCCGCGGCCACGCAGACCGTGCCGGTGCGCTTCATCACCCCGGGGTCGGACGCGAGGGCGGCGACCGCCCGCCCGATGAAGCGGGGGGATTCGGAATTGCCCAGGTCGAGGAATTCGGCCGCGCGCATGACGCTCTCGGTCCGCACCAGCCCCGGGTAGAGCGAGATCACCGCCACGCCGTGCGGCGCCAGCTCCGCGGCCATGTCCGACGTCATCCTGTCGGTGGCCGCCTTGGCGACGCCGTAGGCCACGTTCCCCATTCTCTTCTGCGCGGCCCAGTAGGAGATGTTGACGATCAGGCCCGCCCCGCGCGCGACCATGCGGCGGGCGGCCAGCGCCCCGGCCACGTAGTGGGCGCGCACTCCCGCCTGGAACATCGCGTCCCACCGCCAGACCGGCTGCTTCCAGAAGGGGAAGGGCCAGGTGTACTCGTTGTTTTCGAACATGCGCTCGTAACCGCCCCAGACGCTGTTGACCAGCAGGTCGAGCCCCCCCCGCTCCCTGTCGATCCGCTCGAACACCGCCTCGACCTGGCCGTCGTCGGTGTGATCGCAGCGGACGGCGACGCCCGTCCCCCCGAGGCGGGAGACCTCGTCGGCGGTTTCCCCTATGGTGCCGGGCAGACCCATCGGCCCGGCCCCCGGGGTCACGGTCCTCCCGGTCACGTACACGGTGGCCCCGGCTTCCCCCAATCCAAGCGCCACGCCCTTCCCGACCCCGCGGCTGGCCCCCGTGACCAGCGCGGTCCGCCCGTTCAGTTCAGCCGTCATTCCCGCTCCCTCCAGCGTCCGTGCACTCTTACCCGGCCGGCGACACCCGCATCGAACCGCCGCGTGCATGGTTATACCCGGGCTCAGGCCGGGGTCGCAAGCTTGAGCCCCACGATCCCGGCGATGATCAGCCCTGCGCTGAGGAGCCGGCCGGCGCTTGCCGGTTCCCCCAGCAGCACTATGCCCAGGGCGACGGTCACGACCGCCCCCACCCCCACCCAGACGGAGTAAGCGGTGCCCACCGGGAGCGCCTTCATGGCCACGCCCAGGAGCCCGAGGCTCACGACCATCGCCAGGACGGTCCAGACCGTGGGCCACAACCGGGTAAACCCATCGGTGTACTTCAGCCCGATCGCCCAGCCCGCCTCGAACAGCCCCGCGACAAAAAGAAGGATCCATTCCATGTTCCCGCCTTCACGAAAGCCAGAGTTCTGCCCAAAAAAGTGATGTTATCACCGCCTTACTTTTGCCCGGCACTGGCGATTTTAAGTGCCCGCACAGGCCTGCCGTCATCGGCCTCCAACATTCCCGGAATGAAATACAGCTCTTCCCTGCACGGCTGGTTCATCTCGGCCGTAACCACCCTGAGCGCGGAACCGATTGCGGCTGATTCCAGTTTCCCCTCGGCATTGGACGGCACGCCGACCACTCCAACAGGATGGGCGTTATCAAAATAGATGCAATGGGTCTTGCCATTCCTGGGATTGGGCGGCAGGAGTATGACGGCCTTCTGGGCAGCGTTGGGCGGAGCGGCTTTCAGTAAAGGGCCCAGATCCCCGTCATTCAAAAGTGCGTCCCAGGCGTCGGGACCCACATAAATGGCATAATATCCCGCCAGGCTTCCATTCATCTCCTGACTCACAATGCCCGTGGAGATTCTGATGAGCGAAAAACCCTCATCGTCTTGAGTCGAGGCCTGCTCGCCGGCCACAAAGGCTCGCGGAAACAGAGCCAGAAATGCAATCAGCATGATCCTCTTCATGTATCTCATTGTTCCTCCGCCTTATACCACCGAAACAGCCCCAGCCGTTGAAAATGCGGACGTCCCACCCGTTTTTGCGCGCAACCGGAACGGCCCGAAGGGGACAGTGGTGACTGTCCCCCTGAAAATCAGCCCTTCCGGGCGATGACGGCGAATTCTTCCGCGTTCTCGTCGTAGGAAGACCCGGCGACGTCCGCGTGGAGCCCCTCCAGGGCCAGGCCCGCCCCCGCCAGTTCCCCTTCCAGGGTGCCGGGGTCGAAGCACTGAAACCAGTTGTACACCGTCCGGATGCGCCCAGGTTCGACGATGGTGTACTTGTCGAGGACGACCTTTTCCCGGGCATATTTGAAGGTATTCAAAAACCCGAAATAGCGGCCCGGCGCCCAGAATCCGTCGAGAAGGTCCATCCCGCAGCTCGCCCCCTCCACCCGCCGGTCAAAAGCGGCGAGCGCGTAGACATCGAGGAGGACCGACCCGCCCGGCTTCAGGATCCGGTGGAATCTGCGCAACATCATGTTTCTCTGCGCAGGCCCGAGGGCGCAGAAATCGCACATGATCATCAGGACGAGGTCGAACCGGTCGGCGGTCTCCCAATCGAGGTAATCGGCCGCCACGTAACGGATGTCCAGCCGCTCCCGGGCGGCGACCTCCCGGGCGTAGCCGACCGACCGGGGGGAGAAATCGATGCCCGTCACCTTCGCCCCGAGCCGTGCCAGCCGCGTCGCGTACAATCCCGGGCCGCAGCCGAAATCGGCCACCCGGCTGTCCGCGCCGAGGCCGAAACGGGAGGCAATCCATTCCACCGAACGGTCGATGAAGCGGGCGTTGCGCGAGGCGAGATCGCCGGCCTCGTCGAGATGGAAGGAGAGCATCCGGGCCGACGTGTGCCCGTCGGTCCACAGTTCCCTTGCGGTGTGACACCCGAACGGCTCCGGCCGTTCGAAGATGGCGGCCAGTTCGTCGAACACGATTCATCCTCCGGGGAGGGCGGGGACCGTCCCGCCGGGGCCGTACTCCATCAGGACCTCGGCGTGCCCCGTGTGGGGGTCCGTCCTTTCTCCGACGACGGCGAAGCCGCATCGCCGGTAGAACCGGACGGCCCGTTGATTTTCGCGATAGACGGTGAGCTCCAGCCTGTCGCGCAGCCTCTTGACCCTGTCCATCAGCCGCCGCCCCAGGCCCCTCCCCTGGAAAGCGGGGGAGACGAACAGGGCCGCCAGGGTATCGCCCTGGAGAGAAACGAAACCTCTGACCCTGCCCCCCTGCACGAAGACATGGGTCTCGGCGGCGGGCAGGTACCGGTTTCGCATGTCATCGACTTTCGACTCCCAGAATTCCCTGCCGACGAAATCGTGGGCCCCGGCCGACGCCTCGAGCCAGAGTTCCAGCACGTCTTCCATGTCCGAAGGTTCGAAAGCGCGGATCATGCTCCTCCCCTGGGGCGGAACGTTCGCGTGTGACCGGACCGGATCCTCGTCGGTGCCGCCCCGGCCGATGATCAAGCGACATGCAGTGTCCTGATGCCGGCGATATCGTCCTTCAACTCCTGTTCGGCGTCCCACAGATCGATGGCCCGCTGGGCGCCGAGCCAGAATTCGGGCGAGTTGCCGAACACTTTTCCCAAACGCAGCGCCATCTCCGGACTGACGGCGCGTCGTCCGCGCAACAGTTCGTTTACAGATTGCCGGGACACTCCGATGGCGCGGGCCAGCCCGGAGGCCGTCAGCTGATAGTCCGGGAGAAAATCCTCGCGCAACATCTCGCCGGGATGGGTCGGGCGGCACTGCCTCCGCCCCTTGTTGTCAATACTCATCTCGTTCTCCGTCTCAATGGTAATCGCAGATTTCGACGTCGTAGGCGTCGCCATCCTCGAACCGGAAACAGATCCTCCAC comes from Acidobacteriota bacterium and encodes:
- a CDS encoding GNAT family N-acetyltransferase; this encodes MTVPTHDMKRFSRPDDIPLITTEHFVLRPLRAADAAAIFRVFSDPEVARYWGHPALAEIEDAESFIRQAREGVRSGELLEWGVTEKGRDEVIGTCAFSNWVRAHRRAEIGFGLRRDRWGEGIMSEVLPALVRFGFVEMGLHRIEADVDPRNTRSIRALERLGFVREGYQRERYHVSGELQDSVLFGLLRHEYE
- a CDS encoding type II toxin-antitoxin system RelE/ParE family toxin; translated protein: MGKYRVVLRKSVARDLRPIPNPDLRRILAAIESLSVEPRPSGAEKLSGQDRYRIRLGACRVIYEIHDGEVPVIVVKVGHRKDVHSHR
- a CDS encoding CopG family transcriptional regulator, with translation MKNNPTRSTIYFEPDLHHALRIKAAHTQQSLSRLVNDAVRQALQEDQEDLEAFDERVNEPLISYEELLKDLRKHGKI
- a CDS encoding glycosyltransferase family 2 protein; amino-acid sequence: MTDNGCPLVTALVPTWNGAAFIGRTLESLARQSWPRLEILVGDDASTDGTLAVVRDFAARHPGTRVIERTENLGWLGNSNDLMARARGELMFFAFHDDVVAPTYVERLAGALRDRPAAVLAFSDMKVHEVDGTEDFYSFRRLEGRSSAVGRGLVMLRRPAGWWVPNRGLFRASAWRRVGGIRPNDRGEYSADWTWLLHLALLGPFVRVPETLCDKYYQKGSISKQWPHDAAQVAALWRAGVAEIRRSPLDPWSKGVLIAPLMVFPHLGGPVKRALRKVFPPA
- a CDS encoding FAD-binding oxidoreductase, with the protein product MTDRRVAVLGAGILGSSLALFLARAGVRVTLFDKADRPMAAASRWNEGKIHLGYLYAADPTLGTARHVLPGGLAFAPLLGRLIGADLRPHATAVDDIYLVHRDSVVEAATVRARFDAVGALIRAHPDARRYLTDVSDARAVPLGSSELATLAPGDDIVAGFRVPERSVDTRWAADRVAEAVDAEPRIAFRPRVTVTGAAPVAGVDGAWRVRSAGGDSEPYDVVVNALWNGRLPVDVAAGLDPEPPWTHRYRFCVFARTRTLVDLPSAIVAVGPFGDVKNYNGRDFYLSWYPVGLVAEGDGLELAEPAPLAGALRERFLDEVRAGLGAHIPGIGRVFDEAEELVVGGGFVFARGSGSIGDRDSTLHARDRFGVRRRGAYHSVDTGKYSTGPWLAERLAREIAG
- a CDS encoding WxcM-like domain-containing protein, whose translation is MKDFRELQEHAEGGWEEGRAGAVPTRVAGVSLHRLPRFSDLRGSVTVGEFDRSVPFAVKRYFLVFDVPGGEARGGHAHRQCRQFLVCARGSCAVVADDGRDRQEFALDRPDLGLHLPPMVWSVQHRYSPDALLLVFASHYYDADDYIRDYDGFLRILSFHGGVRR
- a CDS encoding SDR family NAD(P)-dependent oxidoreductase translates to MTAELNGRTALVTGASRGVGKGVALGLGEAGATVYVTGRTVTPGAGPMGLPGTIGETADEVSRLGGTGVAVRCDHTDDGQVEAVFERIDRERGGLDLLVNSVWGGYERMFENNEYTWPFPFWKQPVWRWDAMFQAGVRAHYVAGALAARRMVARGAGLIVNISYWAAQKRMGNVAYGVAKAATDRMTSDMAAELAPHGVAVISLYPGLVRTESVMRAAEFLDLGNSESPRFIGRAVAALASDPGVMKRTGTVCVAAALAREYGFGDIDGRQPVPLSLEDA
- the sugE gene encoding quaternary ammonium compound efflux SMR transporter SugE — encoded protein: MEWILLFVAGLFEAGWAIGLKYTDGFTRLWPTVWTVLAMVVSLGLLGVAMKALPVGTAYSVWVGVGAVVTVALGIVLLGEPASAGRLLSAGLIIAGIVGLKLATPA
- a CDS encoding class I SAM-dependent methyltransferase, which encodes MFDELAAIFERPEPFGCHTARELWTDGHTSARMLSFHLDEAGDLASRNARFIDRSVEWIASRFGLGADSRVADFGCGPGLYATRLARLGAKVTGIDFSPRSVGYAREVAARERLDIRYVAADYLDWETADRFDLVLMIMCDFCALGPAQRNMMLRRFHRILKPGGSVLLDVYALAAFDRRVEGASCGMDLLDGFWAPGRYFGFLNTFKYAREKVVLDKYTIVEPGRIRTVYNWFQCFDPGTLEGELAGAGLALEGLHADVAGSSYDENAEEFAVIARKG
- a CDS encoding N-acetyltransferase is translated as MIRAFEPSDMEDVLELWLEASAGAHDFVGREFWESKVDDMRNRYLPAAETHVFVQGGRVRGFVSLQGDTLAALFVSPAFQGRGLGRRLMDRVKRLRDRLELTVYRENQRAVRFYRRCGFAVVGERTDPHTGHAEVLMEYGPGGTVPALPGG
- a CDS encoding HigA family addiction module antidote protein, encoding MSIDNKGRRQCRPTHPGEMLREDFLPDYQLTASGLARAIGVSRQSVNELLRGRRAVSPEMALRLGKVFGNSPEFWLGAQRAIDLWDAEQELKDDIAGIRTLHVA